GAAGTTTACAGGAAAATGATGTCCGTAAAGTTGATGAGGATGAAAAAGGAGAATTTATCGGTATCATCAATTATTCTATCATGGCTTTGATTCAGCTGGAACTGGGTGTTGTAGATCAACCCGATCTGGATGTTGAAAAAGCAACTGAATTATATGATGCTAAGGTTAAACTTACCAAAGAACTAATGGAAGCCAAAAATCACGATTACGGTGAAGCCTGGCGTGACATGCGTGTAAGTTCTTTAACCGATTTGATTTTGCAAAAATTACTTCGCGTAAAGCAAATTGAAGACAATAAAGGCCTTACTTTAGTTTCTGAAGGCATTGATGCTAATTATCAGGACATGATTAATTATTCTGTTTTTGCTTTGATTTTAAACCCTATTACTAAATAAATTCCAAATCGTAAAATTCCAAATTCCAATGCTAAACTTGGAATTTGGATTTTGAATATTTAAATATTTGTTATGAAGAACATCATTACCCAATTCTCCCGATTATTTGTCGGTATTTTATTTATCATTTCCGGATTAATTAAATTAAATGATCCAGTTGGTTTCTCTTATAAATTAGCAGAATATTTCAGCGAACCGGTTTTCAATATGCCTTTTTTAGAGCCATTAGCTTTAGGATTGGCTATTATCTTAGTGATTCTCGAAGTGGTTTTGGGTGTAATGCTTTTGGTTGGATACAAATCAAAGCTAACCATTTGGGCTTTATTACTTTTAATTGTTTTCTTCACATTCCTTACCTTTTACTCTGCTTATTTTGATGTGGTAAAAGATTGCGGATGTTTTGGAGACGCTTTACATTTAACGCCTTGGCAATCCTTCTCTAAAGATGTTGTTTTATTATTTTTCATTCTGATTTTATTCATCAATCAAAAATTAATTAAACCTTTATTTTCAACACCGCAAACTAACTTTGCTGTTTATGTGAGCGTTTTTTTATGTGCATTTATGGCGGTTTGGGTTTTAAATCACAATCCGTTAAAGGATTTCCGTCCGTATAAAGTTGGAACTAATATCGAGAAAGGGATGGAAATTCCTGAAGGTGCTCCGAAATCTGTGGTAGAAATGATTTTTATCTACAAAGTAAATGGTGTTGATAAAGAATTTACAGAGAAAGATTTAATGAATATTCCTGAAGGTGCCACTTTTGTTGATCGTAAAGACAAAGTAATCACAGAAGGTTATGTACCGCCAATTCATGATTTTACCATGACAAAAGATGATTCAGATTATAAAGACGAATTATTAAAGGAACCAAAACTGGTCATTTTTGTTACTTACGATTTGACTTTATCAGAACCAGCCGGTATGAAAAAACTAGCTAAAGTAACTGCCGATGCAAAAGCAAAAGGATACAAAGTAGTTGCTATGACAGCATCTGGAGCTGATGAAATTGCAAAAGCTAAAAAGACATACGGATTAGATGTTGATTTCTATTTCTGCGATGCAACAGCATTAAAAACTATCGAAAGAGCAAATCCTAGCATTGTAATTTTACATAAAGGAACAATAGTACAAAAAGTACATTATAATGACGTTGATAAATTAGAATTATCAGATGTTGCTTATGGTATTTAAAAAATATCATCATACTATTCAAAAAAAGCTACAATTAAAATTTGTAGCTTTTTTTTTACTTATTTTTATACTTTTGTGAATTTAAGACAAAAGAATGAAACATCTACAATACGATCTTTATAGAAATACTGACACAACTATTTTGGAATTTAAAAGCATCGGACCAAATAGAGAAATAACGAAAGTTATAACTTTTAATCCAACTCAATCTAAAGAAATTTATAATCTGGCATTTGGAGATTTAATTTATAATGAAGTTCAGGAAAGATATATTTTGGATGATTCAATAATAACTGACAACGGAGACAGAAATATCATTTTAGCTACCGTCGCAAAATCGGTTTATATTTTCACAGAAAAATATCCTGAAAAGATGGTCTTTTTTAAAGGCAGTACACCTGGACGAACACGTTTATACAGGAGAGCAATATCAATTCATTTAGAGGAATTATCTGAAACTTTCACTATCTTTGGAACAATAAAGAATGAGGCTGAAAATGTTGTAAGTGTTCCGTTTAAAACAAATGGCGATTTTTTTGGTTTTATATTAAAAAGAAAAGAATTATGAAAGCTACAGTAAGAAAAAAATCAGCTGAAAACAAAAATGCTTCTATTAATTCCAAAATAAAGATTGATAGAAAATTAGACGATTTAAAAATTACAGAATCAAATAAGCAAGAAGAAGTTAATAAACTTACTTTTAATGTGAATTTATAATTTAAGTCAACATATAAATAAGTAAAAAGTCCTTTTGTAAAATGGACTTTTTTTATGATAAAAAAATAATATTCTATGAAACACTTTCAAAAAATCTTCTTTACATTTTTATTTACTCTATCTCTTGTTTTTATGGCTTCTAGTCAGGAAAAAACAGCTAAACAAGACCAACGCTATATTTTCTTTCTGCACAATGCGTTTGTAGAACAAAATGATTTAAATGTTGCACATCCCGAATATGGTAAAGCTGAATACAACGAAATTCTGGCTTCTTTTAGAAAAGATAATTTTATTGTTTTTAGCGAAAAAAGAAAGAAAAATACAAATGCAGCAGATTATGCAGAAAAGATTGTAAAACAAATCAAAGGTTTATTAAAAAAAGGAATCTCTCCAGATAAAATAACTGTTATCGGGACTTCAAAAGGTGGTTACATTGCACAATTTGTTTCGACTTTTTTAGCCAATCCAGATGTGAATTTTGTTTTTATTGGATGCTTTATGGACTCTGACATAACGAAAATTCCGGATATTAATTTCTGCGGAAACATTTTAACGATCTACGAAAAATCAGATGTTTATGGCGTTTCTGCTATTAAGAGAAAGGAAACTTCTAAACTCAAAATAAATCATTTTAAGGAAATCGAATTAAATACGAATCTGAAACATGGCTTTTTGTACAAAGCTGCAGATAATTGGATTGCTCCATGTAAAAAATGGGCAAACGGAAATTACGACTTAAACTAAAATCTTTAAGCCTTCAATAGAATTATTTATTGAAGGCTTTTTTTATGAAATCTGACGTTTTTTTATTTCAAAATTCTATCAGAGAAGTAAAATTCTTCTCCATTTTTTAATCATTAGAAAAAACATTTAAAAAAACTGTCTGTTTTAAGCTCAACTATTACGATTTCATTCGATATTTTCTAACCTAAATTTCCAGTTTTGTTATAAAATAAGCTAGTCTTGAAATTTTGTTAATCTACAATTGGCATTCCATTTGTTTGTTTAACTTTGTGAATTCAGTATTAAAATAAAAATAGAAACTTATATGAAACAATTAGCCCTAATCGTTATTGCATTTATTACATTTTCTTGTTCACAAGCACAGAAAACAAGTTTTTCAAAAGAGGCTTTATCAGAAAAATTATTAGCAGCAGATGGAAGTCAGGTTGCATTTAAAGACATTTTAAAAAAATATAAAGGAAAAAATCTGGTTATTGAAGTTTGGGCTTCATGGTGTGGAGATTGTGTAAAAGCAATGCCAAAAGTAAAAGAATTACAAGCTGCAAATCCAAATGTATCTTACTTATTCCTTTCTGCTGATAAAACAGCTGACAAATGGAAAGCAGGAATCGAAAAGCACGAATTAAAAGGAGATCATTTTATGATGAATGACGGTATGAAAGGTGTTTTTGGAAAAGCAATTGATTTAGACTGGATTCCAAGATACATTGTTATTGACAGAACTGGTACTATTGTATTATACCGTGCTATTGAAACTGATTTTGATAAAATCAATGAGACGGTAAAAACTACACAATATGAATAAGTCTTTGACTTATTAAAAGCAAAAATTAAAAGAATAATAAAAACTACCAAAATGAGAAAAAAGATTGTTGCAGGAAACTGGAAAATGCATAAAAACGCAGCACAGACTGAAGAATTATTAAGCGAGTTAATCACTAAAATACCTGCAAAAACTACTGCACAAGTAATTGTAGCACCAACGTTTGTAAACTTACAAGCTGCAGTTGCAAAAGTAAAAAACACTACAATTGGTGTTTCTGCTCAAAACGTTCACCAGGCAGAAGGTGGTGCTTTTACAGGAGAAATTTCTGCTGATATGTTAACTAGTATTGGTGTAAACACTGTAATTCTTGGTCACTCTGAGCGTAGAGCTATTTTTCACGAAACTGATGCATTAATCGCAAACAAAGTTGATACTGCTTTAAAGCATGATATGACTGTTATATTCTGTTTTGGAGAAGAATTAAAAGACCGTCAGTCTGGAAATCATTTCAACATTGTTGAAAATCAATTACGTGACGGATTATTTCAAATTGCAAAAGAATCATGGTCTAAAGTTGTTTTAGCTTACGAACCAGTTTGGGCTATTGGAACGGGAGAAACTGCTTCACCAGAACAAGCTCAGGAAATGCACGAATTTATCAGAGAAGTTGTTCGTAAAGCTTACGGAGCTCAAATCGCTGACGAAGTTTCTATTTTATACGGTGGTTCTGTAAAACCAGAAAACGCTAAAGAAATATTCTCTAAACCAGACGTAGACGGTGGTTTAATTGGAGGTGCTGCTTTAAAAGCAGATGATTTCTTAGCAATCGTTACTGCAATCTAAAAACATTTAGCCACAGATTAAAAGATTCAAAAAGATTTTAAAATCTACTAAATAATAAAAGCGTTCGTAAACCGAACGCTTTTTTTGTGTCTATTTTAAACCATATAAGTGATATAAGAAAATTTAAGCGAGACTTCGAGTAAGAACTTTAAATGAACTTATATCACTTATATGGTGAAAAATAACTTATATGGTTAAAAAATTTTAGTTTATAAATGCTTTTAATAACGGGCAATTGTATCTTTTAAACGTTGGTGTTGTCTTATAAACGGAATAAAAATTAACCAGCTCCTGCCCTGCTTTAAATGGATTTTTTTCCTCTTCTTCAGCCGAAACAATATTAGCATAATGATTATAATAGTTACATTCAAAAATCATTAAACTGGCTAAGGCTTTTTCATTATTGTTTTTTGACATTTTTAAGGCTTTTTCGTAATACATTTTAGCCATGGTTAAACCGTAATAATTACCTTTTTGATAGCTCTTTTCATGCTCCGAATTGTCTCCATAAACATAATCAACATAAGATTCTCCCGATGTCCAGTCATACGCCACCATCATCCATGAATTTCCTAAATACGACACATTAAAATACGCATGAGCCAATTGCAAATTGCTAGCGGCTGTATTCTGTTTCTTCAATTGAATAAGTTTAGCAATAAAATCGGCTTTATTGAAATGATAATCAAATTTGCGTTCTTTATCATTCTGGAGAATTTTAGGAGCAAAAGGATTTTCGTTTAAGTAATTTTTAAACTCATAGTTTTTATCCCAGAAATCCTTTGGCATACTTGAAAAAGTTTTAAGAGCTAACTCTAAATTATTATTTCTAAAAGCAATAGTTCCTTTCAGGTCTTTATAATAATTAATATCCGGAGCAATTGTTCCGGAGCAAATATATTTTTCAAAAGGTGTTTTGTCTTCTTTTTCTTTTAGTGCCATTAAATGATCCATATCTTCTACTGTTGCACTTCGGTCAAAATAACCGATATAACTGTAATAATAAGGATTATTGCAAATAGAATATTCTCCTTCGTTTTTAAGGTCAGATTTCATCATTAACAAACCTGCTGACACCCGATCTCCTTTTTTCGAAAAATCAGCACTGGCAATTCTGTACAAACTGTATAAATTCTTAAACAATCCGTAATCCGTCTCCACCAGATTTTCGACTGAATCAAAATATGCAAAAAGCTGATTTTGCACTTTCTCACTTTTTAAATCATCTTGTTTTAATGAAACCAAAGCCAATTGAATATTCTTTTGCATTTTTATTGATGCATTGGCATTATCAGAAATCATATTAGTATATTTTTTCCCCTCATCAACCTGATCATCAATAAAACAAAGCTGAGCAATTGCCGCAGTTATGTAATCTTTTTGTTCTCCTGATGTTTGTTCTCGTATAGAGATCAAAAAGTACTCTAATGCTCTTAAATGCAAAATATCTTTGTTATAATTTTCTTCTTTTGCTTTGGCATAATTATCATACCAGACTGTTCCGTTAAAAACGACCGATGGACTTCCGTTATTGGTATATTGTGGTGTAAAAATCCAGTCTTCAAGTTTGTTGATTTCCCTTCCAATTAAAAAGCTCAAATTGACACTGTTTGGGCTTAACGCATAGATTTCTTCAATTGTTTTTAAATCCGGTGCAGGATTTCGAAAACTTTCTATTGCCAAAATTACACTTCGTTCTTCATCGTTTTGTGCTAAGGCTAAGGTTTCTGCGGTTAATTTCCAGTTATAATGTTGCAGGACAGCAAATGATTTTTCTTCGCAGGCAGCAAAAACTTTACTTAATAAATAATTTTGCAAAGGAAAATCATCAATACACAATGCTTTGTAATATAAGGCCCAAGGGGCTAAAATAGTATTCTTATTATCTGCAAAATAAGTATCATACAAACGAATTACTTCATTTTTATCCTGAGCATAAAAACTATATCTCAGCATCAAAAATGCATAACGCTGTTTAAGGAAAGTATCTTTTGCCGATTTTATTTTCTTCTCAAAATCGGTTACATCTGCAAGTTTATGCTCTTTGCTTCCATAACCAATTTGCGACCATGATTCCCATTTCACTTCTGTATTACTATTGTATTCCAGTTTTTTAGCAAACACTATATAGTTTAAAAAAGCTTTATTTTTTGGTAATAGCAGCGCCTCAATAAAGGTGTTTTTTTCAAATGCTTTTTTTAGCGATTTGTTTTCAAAAGCTGTTTCAAATTGCTCAGAATCTGTTTCATACAAAATAGTATGAACATCTTTAGGGTCAATCTGATTTCCCAATTTTTTCTTCCATTCTAAACAATTCAATTCCTGATCAACACCTGAAATAGTATTTGTCGAATAGTAATAATCTGCGGAATAGTAAAATGGCGTGAGCTTAAAAAATCCTTCACGTTGCGCTTTAAACAAAGCCAGTCTGCTGGTTTCAGGAGAAACACTCCAGCCGCAGGCAAAAGAAACCTGAAAACTTAAAACTAAAAGTAGGCTACTAAAAATGCGCATAATAGTCTGTGATATTTGGAATTCCATAATCGTTGATGTATTTTTTATCAAAAGAGAAAAATGTCACTTTGGTTTGATTATCAATCTTAATTTTGCTTTTTACAATCGAAATCATTTTCTCAAGTTCATCTTCAGAGATTTTCTCAATTCTGATTTCATCGCCATTCCGCAAATAGGTTTGTCCAATTAATACATCGTCCTGAAGAATATATTTAGAGTCTGAAATCTTTTTTAATTTGAGACTATCATTTCTCAATTGATCATAATCAGATAAAATTCCTTTAAATTGATTTCCTCTAAAAACTACTGCCCAACTGTACAACGGCAAAGCGATATCGAGTTTTAGTTTGTATTTATCACGCGTAATATATTGTGCTAATTCTTCGCTTGTTCCAATTGAATTTTTAGTTTTAAAATCATCTGGTTTTGATATATTATAACACATTAGCAAACCTTTATCTACTGGTGGTGTTCCTGCTTTTTCAGCATATTTATACTGCCACAATCTTATTGTTGCCGCAATTTTTGCTGTTGGATACTCTTTTTTGATTTGATGTAACAAATAG
The sequence above is drawn from the Flavobacterium sp. N2038 genome and encodes:
- a CDS encoding DUF1599 domain-containing protein; its protein translation is MKNTSQEFDNVIAVCRTLFINKMKDYGSAWRILRLPSLTDQIFIKAQRIRSLQENDVRKVDEDEKGEFIGIINYSIMALIQLELGVVDQPDLDVEKATELYDAKVKLTKELMEAKNHDYGEAWRDMRVSSLTDLILQKLLRVKQIEDNKGLTLVSEGIDANYQDMINYSVFALILNPITK
- a CDS encoding BT_3928 family protein translates to MKNIITQFSRLFVGILFIISGLIKLNDPVGFSYKLAEYFSEPVFNMPFLEPLALGLAIILVILEVVLGVMLLVGYKSKLTIWALLLLIVFFTFLTFYSAYFDVVKDCGCFGDALHLTPWQSFSKDVVLLFFILILFINQKLIKPLFSTPQTNFAVYVSVFLCAFMAVWVLNHNPLKDFRPYKVGTNIEKGMEIPEGAPKSVVEMIFIYKVNGVDKEFTEKDLMNIPEGATFVDRKDKVITEGYVPPIHDFTMTKDDSDYKDELLKEPKLVIFVTYDLTLSEPAGMKKLAKVTADAKAKGYKVVAMTASGADEIAKAKKTYGLDVDFYFCDATALKTIERANPSIVILHKGTIVQKVHYNDVDKLELSDVAYGI
- a CDS encoding DUF6934 family protein, which produces MKHLQYDLYRNTDTTILEFKSIGPNREITKVITFNPTQSKEIYNLAFGDLIYNEVQERYILDDSIITDNGDRNIILATVAKSVYIFTEKYPEKMVFFKGSTPGRTRLYRRAISIHLEELSETFTIFGTIKNEAENVVSVPFKTNGDFFGFILKRKEL
- a CDS encoding alpha/beta hydrolase; translation: MKHFQKIFFTFLFTLSLVFMASSQEKTAKQDQRYIFFLHNAFVEQNDLNVAHPEYGKAEYNEILASFRKDNFIVFSEKRKKNTNAADYAEKIVKQIKGLLKKGISPDKITVIGTSKGGYIAQFVSTFLANPDVNFVFIGCFMDSDITKIPDINFCGNILTIYEKSDVYGVSAIKRKETSKLKINHFKEIELNTNLKHGFLYKAADNWIAPCKKWANGNYDLN
- a CDS encoding TlpA family protein disulfide reductase translates to MKQLALIVIAFITFSCSQAQKTSFSKEALSEKLLAADGSQVAFKDILKKYKGKNLVIEVWASWCGDCVKAMPKVKELQAANPNVSYLFLSADKTADKWKAGIEKHELKGDHFMMNDGMKGVFGKAIDLDWIPRYIVIDRTGTIVLYRAIETDFDKINETVKTTQYE
- the tpiA gene encoding triose-phosphate isomerase, whose product is MRKKIVAGNWKMHKNAAQTEELLSELITKIPAKTTAQVIVAPTFVNLQAAVAKVKNTTIGVSAQNVHQAEGGAFTGEISADMLTSIGVNTVILGHSERRAIFHETDALIANKVDTALKHDMTVIFCFGEELKDRQSGNHFNIVENQLRDGLFQIAKESWSKVVLAYEPVWAIGTGETASPEQAQEMHEFIREVVRKAYGAQIADEVSILYGGSVKPENAKEIFSKPDVDGGLIGGAALKADDFLAIVTAI